From Pogoniulus pusillus isolate bPogPus1 chromosome 5, bPogPus1.pri, whole genome shotgun sequence, the proteins below share one genomic window:
- the ATP1A1 gene encoding sodium/potassium-transporting ATPase subunit alpha-1, whose translation MGKGAGRDKYEPTPTSEHGGKKKGKKERDMDELKKEVQMDDHKLSLDELHRKYGTDLSRGLTPARAAEILARDGPNALTPPPTTPEWVKFCRQLFGGFSLLLWIGAILCFLAYAIQSLTEEEPTNDNLYLGVVLSAVVIITGCFSYYQEAKSSKIMESFKNLVPQQALVIRNGEKLSINAEGVVVGDLVEVKGGDRIPADLRIISAHGCKVDNSSLTGESEPQTRSPDFSNENPLETRNIAFFSTNCVEGTARGIVISTGDRTVMGRIASLASGLEGGKTPIAMEIEHFIHLITGVAVFLGVSFFILSLILEYTWLEAVIFLIGIIVANVPEGLLATVTVCLTLTAKRMARKNCLVKNLEAVETLGSTSTICSDKTGTLTQNRMTVAHMWFDNQIHEADTTENQSGASFDKSSATWSALSRIAGLCNRAVFQANQENVPILKRAVAGDASESALLKCIELCCGSVKEMRDRYPKVVEIPFNSTNKYQLSIHKNANPSESRYLLVMKGAPERILDRCSTILIHGKEQPLDEEMKDAFQNAYLELGGLGERVLGFCHLALPDDQFPEGFQFDTDELNFPVEKLCFVGLMSMIDPPRAAVPDAVGKCRSAGIKVIMVTGDHPITAKAIAKGVGIISEGNETVEDIAARLNIPVSQVNPRDAKACVVHGTDLKDMTSEQLDDILLHHTEIVFARTSPQQKLIIVEGCQRQGAIVAVTGDGVNDSPALKKADIGVAMGIAGSDVSKQAADMILLDDNFASIVTGVEEGRLIFDNLKKSIAYTLTSNIPEITPFLIFIIANIPLPLGTVTILCIDLGTDMVPAISLAYEQAESDIMKRQPRNPKTDKLVNERLISMAYGQIGMIQALGGFFTYFVIMAENGFWPSGLLGIRVQWDDRWINDVEDSYGQQWTYEQRKIVEFTCHTAFFVSIVVVQWADLIICKTRRNSVFQQGMKNKILIFGLFEETALAAFLSYCPGMDVALRMYPLKPTWWFCAFPYSLLIFVYDEVRKLIIRRNPGGWVEKETYY comes from the exons ATGGGCAAGGGG gctggaagagacaagTATGAGCCCACTCCTACATCCGAGCATGGCGGcaagaaaaaggggaagaaggaaagggacaTGGATGAACTTAAGAAGGAAGTTCAAATG GATGACCACAAACTAAGCCTTGATGAACTCCATCGTAAATACGGAACAGACTTGAGTCGG GGTTTGACTCCTGCACGTGCAGCTGAGATTTTGGCTCGTGATGGCCCAAATGCCCTCACGCCTCCACCCACCACTCCTGAATGGGTCAAGTTCTGTCGGCAGCTCTTTGGAGGCTTCTCGCTTCTGTTGTGGATTGGTGCTATTCTATGTTTTCTGGCTTATGCCATACAAAGTCTGACAGAGGAAGAGCCTACCAATGATAAC CTGTACCTGGGTGTTGTGTTGTCAGCTGTGGTTATCATTACTGGCTGTTTCTCTTATTACCAAGAAGCAAAAAGTTCCAAAATCATGGAGTCCTTCAAGAATCTGGTGCCTCAG CAAGCCCTAGTAATCAGAAATGGTGAAAAGTTAAGCATAAACGCTGAAGGTGTTGTAGTTGGAGATCTAGTGGAGGTGAAAGGAGGAGACAGAATTCCAGCTGACCTTCGGATCATCTCTGCACATGGTTGCAAG GTGGATAACTCCTCACTTACTGGTGAATCAGAGCCTCAGACCAGGTCTCCAGACTTCTCCAATGAGAACCCACTGGAGACCAGGAACATTGCCTTCTTTTCAACCAACTGTGTGGAAG GTACTGCCCGTGGCATTGTCATTAGCACTGGGGATCGCACTGTGATGGGTCGTATTGCCAGTCTGGCTTCTGGACTGGAAGGGGGCAAAACTCCAATTGCCATGGAGATTGAGCACTTTATTCACCTCATCACTGGAGTGGCTGTGTTCTTGGGTGTCTCCTTCTTCATCCTCTCACTCATCCTGGAATACACATGGCTGGAGGCTGTAATCTTCCTTATTGGGATCATTGTTGCCAATGTCCCCGAGGGGCTGCTTGCAACTGTCACA GTGTGTCTCACACTAACAGCCAAGCGTATGGCCCGTAAGAACTGCTTGGTGAAGAACCTGGAAGCCGTGGAAACCCTGGGTTCCACCTCCACCATTTGCTCTGACAAAACAGGCACCCTGACGCAGAACCGCATGACCGTCGCGCACATGTGGTTTGACAATCAGATTCACGAGGCTGATACTACAGAGAACCAGAGTG GTGCCTCCTTTGACAAGAGCTCAGCTACTTGGAGTGCTTTGTCCAGAATTGCAGGTCTCTGCAACCGTGCTGTGTTTCAGGCCAACCAGGAAAATGTACCAATTCTTAAG agagcagtggcaggagATGCCTCTGAGTCTGCACTTCTGAAATGCATCGAATTGTGCTGTGGTTCTGTTAAGGAGATGAGAGACAGGTATCCCAAAGTGGTGGAAATACCATTTAACTCTACCAACAAATACCAG CTGTCTATCCACAAAAATGCCAATCCATCAGAATCCCGTTACTTGCTGGTgatgaagggagctccagagaggaTCTTGGATCGCTGCAGCACCATTCTTATTCAtggcaaggagcagccactggaTGAGGAAATGAAAGATGCCTTTCAGAATGCCTACCTTGAGTTGGGAGGCCTTGGGGAGAGAGTATTAG GTTTCTGTCACTTGGCTCTGCCCGATGACCAGTTCCCTGAAGGCTTCCAGTTTGATACGGATGAATTGAACTTCCCTGTAGAAAAACTCTGCTTCGTAGGACTGATGTCTATGATTGACCCTCCTCGTGCTGCCGTGCCAGATGCCGTTGGCAAATGCAGAAGCGCTGGGATCAAG GTTATCATGGTTACTGGAGACCATCCGATCACAGCCAAAGCCATTGCCAAGGGTGTTGGCATCATCTCTGAGGGCAATGAAACAGTGGAAGATATTGCTGCTCGACTCAACATTCCCGTCAGCCAGGTCAACCCTAG GGATGCCAAAGCTTGTGTTGTTCATGGCACAGATTTGAAGGACATGACTAGCGAGCAACTAGATGACATCCTGCTTCATCACACAGAAATTGTCTTTGCCAGGACATCTCCTCAGCAGAAGCTTATCATTGTGGAGGGCTGTCAGCGACAG GGTGCCATTGTGGCTGTCACAGGTGATGGTGTCAATGATTCCCCAGCCCTGAAGAAGGCTGACATTGGTGTTGCTATGGGTATTGCTGGCTCAGATGTCTCCAAGCAGGCAGCTGACATGATTTTACTGGATGATAACTTTGCCTCCATTGTCACTGGTGTTGAAGAAG GGCGTCTGATCTTTGATAACCTGAAGAAGTCTATCGCTTACACCCTGACCAGTAACATTCCTGAAATCACGCCCTTCCTGATCTTCATCATTGCAAACATACCCCTGCCACTGGGAACAGTCACCATCCTCTGCATTGACTTGGGCACTGACATG GTCCCTGCTATCTCCCTGGCATATGAGCAAGCAGAGAGCGACATCATGAAAAGGCAGCCCAGAAATCCCAAAACAGACAAGCTGGTGAATGAACGGCTGATCAGCATGGCCTATGGGCAGATAG GTATGATCCAGGCCCTCGGAGGTTTCTTCACCTACTTTGTAATCATGGCAGAGAATGGGTTCTGGCCTTCTGGCTTGTTAGGAATCAGAGTTCAGTGGGATGATCGATGGATTAATGATGTAGAAGACAGCTATGGGCAGCAGTGG ACCTATGAACAGAGGAAGATAGTGGAGTTCACTTGCCATACAGCTTTCTTTGTCAGCATTGTGGTTGTGCAGTGGGCAGACTTGATCATTTGTAAGACCCGAAGAAACTCCGTCTTCCAGCAGGGAATGAA GAACAAGATCTTAATATTTGGTCTCTTTGAGGAgactgctctggctgccttcctcTCCTACTGCCCTGGGATGGATGTTGCCCTAAGGATGTACCCTCTCAA GCCGACCTGGTGGTTCTGTGCTTTCCCTTACTCCCTCCTCATATTTGTGTATGATGAAGTCAGGAAGCTCATTATCAGACGCAACCCTGGCG gTTGGGTGGAAAAGGAGACCTACTACTAA